The DNA sequence TTTGCTAATTTGTAAGAATCAAAAAGTTACGATCGACACGGAACTCGAAACAAAAATCAAGGAAAGCAGAAAATGGAAATTCAACAGGTAGCAAACAAGAAACAGCTTAATGAATTTATCTCTTTTCCTTATTCTTTTTACAAAAACACACCGAACTGGATTCCTCCGCTGCGGCTGGATCAAAAGAATGTTTTTAATCCCAAAAAGAATCGCATGTTGCAGCACAGCGATTACGCGTTTTTTCTGCTGAGGCAAAATAATGAAATTATTGGCAGGATTGCGGTTTATGTTGATAAAATTGCCGTGGACTATTGGAAGGAAAAAGTTGGTTTCTTTGGCCATTACGAATGTGTGGACAACAACGAGGCGGCAAATTTGTTGCTCAACACTGCGGAAGACTGGCTGCGTCAAAAAGGCATGGAAAAAATGCGCGGTCCCTGGAGTCTCGTGTCGCAAGACATCGGTTTCATTCTCGACGGATTCGACGTGCCGCCGATTATCATGTCCTCTTTCAATCCGGCGTATTACAACGATCAGGTGCAAAATTTGGGCATGAGCAAAATCAAAGACCTGCTGGTTTATTCCTGCGATACTGGCAAAGGCTATCAAATTCCCGAGCGATTTTTGAAATTCACTGATGCTATCGCGAAAAGGTACGGCGTGACGGTAAGACCTATCAACATGAAAAAGATCAACGAGGATGCGCACACCATCGTCTGGCTAACCAATGAATCGCTGAAAGATAACTGGGGCTACTATCCCATCGAGGAGGAAGAAGCCGAGCAGATCGCTGCTGATTTGAAAATGATCGTGCATCCGGAAGTTGTACTCATCGCTGAAGTGGACGGCAAGCCCATCGGCTACATCATCACGCTGCCCGACGTGAACGATATTTTGAAAGGCATGAACGGCAGACTTTTTCCGCTGGGCATTTTTAAATTGCTGCGCGGAATAAAAAAATTGAATCGCTATCGCATCTGGGCATTGGGAATTTTGAAACCTTATCAGAAAAAAGGAATTTCTGTGCTCATGTTTCGTCGGTTGCACGAAGTGTTGAACCCGCGGAAAGTTTACGTCGAAGCAAACTGGGTGCTGGAAGACAATTTTTTGATGAATAATGCACTGCGTCAACTCCGGTTTGATCTGGTGAAAAGGTATCGTATTTATCAGAAAAATATTGTTTAAGTTTCTGGAAAAATATCGAGTTCTGGGACGTCTTTCAGCAGACCTTTGTAATCGGGAGTGGGCAATTCCAATTTGTCGTTTTTTGCCAATTCCCGACTGAGTTCGATGGAAATGTGTGCGCTGTCGGTCGTGAGATAAGTTTCCATGCCAATTTTCGAGGCAATCATGTCGTTGAACGGATCATTGCCGACCATGAGGCAATTTTCCGCAGGAACGCCGATCTTGTCGCTGATTGACTGGTAATATTCCAATTTCGGCTTGCAAAAGCTAAAATTTTCCACGTGAGTAATCAAATCAAATTCGATGTCGGAAAGACCGGCCCAGTCCAATCGCATCAATTGCACGTTGAGCGGAAACATGGGATTGGTGGCAATGACTAACTTTAAATTTTTCTCTTTCATGAATTCGACTACCTCCCGCGCGCCGTCCGCTGGCTTCATGAGCGGCTGAAATTGATGGAATTCGTTAGTGTAAAAATTTTCAAACCGTTGCCACAGACTTTCTACTGAAATATTCAGACCATCTTTAAAATATTCAACAAAAACTGCCGCGTTATTTTGCCTGCCGTCATTGTCGGTCATTTTTTGCGTGGCGTACATCAGTCTTTTCACAAAATCATCCGAAGGTAAAATATCTCGAAATGAAAGATACAACTTCCCGGAATAGGCTTTAAAAAATTCAGTTTCATTGAATAAAATGAGAGTACCATCCAAATCAAATAATACAGCTTCAATCATCGGGCTCGGCTCCTTTGGGGGATATCTTTGTTCATTTCTGAATTGTCCTGGTGTAAATGTCAAATTTCGGCGGCGATTCCATCAATTTTTTTACGGCGCACAGATCCGCGGCGCGAATGACTGCTTCTTTGTATTGTTCGGGAAAATCAGGCGGCAGTTGAATTTCCATGGCAATCGTGCCCACGCCTCTGCCCGTTTTCGACGGCAAAATTCTTTGGGCAATTGTGATGTCGTCCGTGGGAATATCTCGCTGCTGGCAAAAACTCAACACGTAAATTCCGGCGCACGTTGCCAGCGACGCCAGAAACAGGTCAAAAGGCGCCGGCGCTGAATTTTCGCCACCGCCAAATAGCGGCTGGTCTGTTTTAATGGTGAAATCTTTGTAATGGGCGTCCACTCTTTTTCCGCCCGGGAAAGTAACAATTAAATCCATAAAATTTTTCCCAAAATTATTGTTCTTTGTGAAACGTCCTCGGTCATTTTTGGTTTCCCTGAGAGTTAAATTTTAACGAAAAAATTAATGAAACAAAACTACCACAAAATAAGTCTAATGGAGAAACCAGAACACGTCTTTTTTGATTCTTTGCAAATGGAAAAGATTCGACTCTGGTCGCGGATAAGGCGAAATTTATCAACGGGGAACTCATGAGAATTTTTAGTATTATCGGAGTTGCTTTCCTTTTGATTTTTTCCAGTATTTTCGGGCAGGAAAAAGCTGACACGACAAAAGCAGCCCGCGACACTTTGCGCCAGACCAAAGCAGTACGCTCTCTGGTTCTAAAGCCAAAGCCGAAATTTCAGCAGCCTACAATGCCGAAAATTCCCACCATCAGCGAAAAAGAAGCTCGTTTAAATTTTGACGTCAGAAGTCAATATCGCGCAACTCATCCGGAAGAAACGCACAATTTCGATGCGTTGAACAGACCCGACAGTTACAAATATCAGACGCCGTATCGCCAGCCGGTTTTGAAGCCAAATATTCCTGTCACGCCGCTGGAGGTTAAGGAAAAACCATTTTTTCAATCTTTGCCTCTGAACAAATACACGCTTCCCACACGCGAAGAAACAGATGTGCTGGAAATTCTCTGGGCAAAGGAGAATGTGATGGATACGACTATCTACTCCAGTCTGGATACGACAATGAATATTACTTTTGAAGATTTGAATAAATTGCTGGACAGAATAACAGCCAAGGGGCTGGTCAGCCGGAGAATTGTTTCGCCGAGAAATGAATTCAACATGTTCGGCGTGCTGATAGAGATGAGTCCTACGAATCGCAGGAATCGCGTTTACGAATATAGGAGTAACGTAGACCGGGAATTGATGAGAAAATTCGTTGATGCCAACGCCTATCTTGTGAGCAAAGATTCGACTCTGCTCGGCAAAAAACATTTGCGGGCGGCGCAGAAAGATAGTACGTTGTTGAGGGATTTGAATTTGAAATTGAATCGGAATGTGAAATCGGTTAGAAAATGATTGCTTAAAAGAATTTAAAAGTGTAGCCCCATCCTTGAGATAGAGCAATTTTTCAACTTGAAAACTATTTTGGAAAAATAAATAGTTGACCCAAGAATATTTTTTGAATTAATCCGTGCCAATCCGCCAGATCAGCGTTGATCCGTGTGCTAAAAAAGCTATTCATACCTCAAACTCTCCACAGGACTCATCCTCGCGGCTTTTCGCGCCGGGAAAACACCGGCAATGATTCCGATGGAACCTAAAATGATTGTTGTCGTCAAAAGGACCGCATGGGAAATTTCCGGTTTGCCAAGATATGCCAATCCCTGATTTTGCACAGGGATCATGCGGATCAATTCGACGATTCCCGTGGAAATCAAAATCCCCAATGTCCCGCCAATGACAGCGATCAGCAGCGCTTCGAAAACGAATTGGCTGACGATGTGACGATTTTTGGCGCCGATGGCAAGTTTGATGCCGATTTCTCGTGTTCGTTCTTTGACGACGACGTACATGATGTTGGCAACGCCGACGCCGGCGACGAGCAGCGTGAGAGCGCCGACCATGCCAAGAAATATTTCGATGCCGGTAAAGACTTTGTCCATTTCTCTCACGTTTTGCACAAAATCCCATATTTGAATGGCGTTCTCGTCTTTCGGGTCGAAGCGGAGTTTTTTGCCGAGCACACGTGCGATCTCCGAACGTACGAATCCATTTTGAGAAACATCGTGAGCGCGAACTGTGATCATGCGTAAATAGCGATGCCCATAAATCGATTCAAAGGTAGAAAAAGGAATAATTGCACGTCGGTCATCGGGACCGTTGCTCATGCTCAATTGCAATTTTTTCTGCATCACACCCACAACTGTGAACGGAACGTTGTCCATGGTGATTGTTTTTCCTATTGGATCTTCATTCCCAAATAGTTCCTGAGCAATTTCAGAGCCCAGAAAAATTGAGCGGCGTTTTTCTTTTTCATCGAGTTCATCGAGAAATCTGCCGCCGGCTTTGGGGTACATGGTTCGCAAATATTCAAAATTGGGCATCACACCCTCGCAGTAAGTCGAAGCTTTTTTGCCGTCATATTTCAAGCGCACACCCCAGCGGCCGTAGCTCGGACTGACTTGCTGGATTTGAGGAATGCTTTGTTTGAGTACGTCTGCGTCTTCGCGGGTGAAACGAATTCTCCTGCCTTCGGGAAGTCCCTGAAATTTAATGCTCGTTTGGCCGCCGTAAACTCGGATAATCATATTCCCGGCGTTGAGCATGCTGGTGACCATTCGTGTCTTAAAACCTCTGCCAAATGCCATCAGCAAAACAATGGCTATTGTCCCCCAGATGATGGCAAATGTGGTCAGAAAAACACGTGTTTTGTTTGATTTTAAATCATGGAAAAAATCGTCCAAAAGCATCCAGATTGGCATTTCTTTCCTCGGATGTTTTAATTTTTTTTATTTTATATCCGTTTTTATCCGGTTAGTCCTGTCAAATTAAAAATCAAAATCGCAGACACTCAATCACATTCAGGTTTGCCGCTTTTTTAGCCGGAAAAAGGCCGGCGATGAATCCGATAAATCCCAAAATAGAAACCGCCGTCAGCGCAACCCACCATGAAACAGAAGGCTTGCCTACAAATTGTTCCAGCGGTAGAACGGAAATGATAAAAATAATTCCCAACGAAATCAGAGCGCCGATAAGCGCGCCGATGAAAATGATGAAAAATGTTTCTAAAAAAAACTGTCCCAAAATGTGCCTTTTTTTCGCGCCAATGGAACGCTTGATCCCGATCTCCCGCGTTCTTTCCTGAACGACGACATACATGATGTTTGCCACGCCGATGCCGCCAACAGTCAATGTGAACGCACCGATGATAGCCATGAAAATATTCAATCCCAGAAAAATGTACCAGACCATCTTTTGAAATTCATTGGTGTCCCAGACGCTGAGCGCCTCTTTGTCCGTGGGATCAAAGCGATATTTTTTCCCTAAAATTTTGTAAACTTCATCAATTGCCAAAGGCGAAACTGTCGGATGAACAGTGGAAAAAACGATATCGTTCACATATCTGTGCCCGAATAATGCTTTAAATGTGGAAGCCGGAATGAACGCGCGATCTTTGTCCCGGGAATTGTAAGAGGAGTCCTGCTCTTTTTCTTTCATCACGCCAATGACACGAAAGGGCGTCCTTCCGACGAACACGTATTCCCCAACCGGGTTTTTTCCTTGAAAAAGATAAGCAGCCAGATCATTCCCTAAAAATACCACTCTGCGCCGCAATTTTTGGTCGATTTCGTCGATGAAACGGCTGCCTGCCTGAGGAATGATATTTCTCATTTCAGAATAGACCGGAACCACGCCAGTCACGTTGGGCGAACGGACGCGATTTTCCACACGCAGCGGCGCTTCCCAAGTGGAATATTCCGGACTTGCTGACTTGATGTAGGGAATTTCCCGCTCGATCAAATAGGCGTCTTCTTCGCGTAGTCGAATCCAGCGCTCGGTGCCCATGCCCATGTACGGCTTCGATGTTTGCCCGGGAAAAACGAGTACGATCGCCTCGCCGATGCCGTTCATCGTTTTCATGGTTTGTTTCTGAAAACCATTGCCAAAAGCGAGCAGCACGATAATGGCGACTGTGCCCCAGATGATGCCGAAAACTGTCAGAAATGTCCGTAGCTTTTGAG is a window from the Calditrichota bacterium genome containing:
- a CDS encoding osmotically inducible protein OsmC, with amino-acid sequence MDLIVTFPGGKRVDAHYKDFTIKTDQPLFGGGENSAPAPFDLFLASLATCAGIYVLSFCQQRDIPTDDITIAQRILPSKTGRGVGTIAMEIQLPPDFPEQYKEAVIRAADLCAVKKLMESPPKFDIYTRTIQK
- a CDS encoding HAD family hydrolase — encoded protein: MIEAVLFDLDGTLILFNETEFFKAYSGKLYLSFRDILPSDDFVKRLMYATQKMTDNDGRQNNAAVFVEYFKDGLNISVESLWQRFENFYTNEFHQFQPLMKPADGAREVVEFMKEKNLKLVIATNPMFPLNVQLMRLDWAGLSDIEFDLITHVENFSFCKPKLEYYQSISDKIGVPAENCLMVGNDPFNDMIASKIGMETYLTTDSAHISIELSRELAKNDKLELPTPDYKGLLKDVPELDIFPET
- a CDS encoding FtsX-like permease family protein translates to MNIFTLFGEFIRDLRAQKLRTFLTVFGIIWGTVAIIVLLAFGNGFQKQTMKTMNGIGEAIVLVFPGQTSKPYMGMGTERWIRLREEDAYLIEREIPYIKSASPEYSTWEAPLRVENRVRSPNVTGVVPVYSEMRNIIPQAGSRFIDEIDQKLRRRVVFLGNDLAAYLFQGKNPVGEYVFVGRTPFRVIGVMKEKEQDSSYNSRDKDRAFIPASTFKALFGHRYVNDIVFSTVHPTVSPLAIDEVYKILGKKYRFDPTDKEALSVWDTNEFQKMVWYIFLGLNIFMAIIGAFTLTVGGIGVANIMYVVVQERTREIGIKRSIGAKKRHILGQFFLETFFIIFIGALIGALISLGIIFIISVLPLEQFVGKPSVSWWVALTAVSILGFIGFIAGLFPAKKAANLNVIECLRF
- a CDS encoding FtsX-like permease family protein encodes the protein MWMLLDDFFHDLKSNKTRVFLTTFAIIWGTIAIVLLMAFGRGFKTRMVTSMLNAGNMIIRVYGGQTSIKFQGLPEGRRIRFTREDADVLKQSIPQIQQVSPSYGRWGVRLKYDGKKASTYCEGVMPNFEYLRTMYPKAGGRFLDELDEKEKRRSIFLGSEIAQELFGNEDPIGKTITMDNVPFTVVGVMQKKLQLSMSNGPDDRRAIIPFSTFESIYGHRYLRMITVRAHDVSQNGFVRSEIARVLGKKLRFDPKDENAIQIWDFVQNVREMDKVFTGIEIFLGMVGALTLLVAGVGVANIMYVVVKERTREIGIKLAIGAKNRHIVSQFVFEALLIAVIGGTLGILISTGIVELIRMIPVQNQGLAYLGKPEISHAVLLTTTIILGSIGIIAGVFPARKAARMSPVESLRYE
- a CDS encoding GNAT family N-acetyltransferase, with protein sequence MEIQQVANKKQLNEFISFPYSFYKNTPNWIPPLRLDQKNVFNPKKNRMLQHSDYAFFLLRQNNEIIGRIAVYVDKIAVDYWKEKVGFFGHYECVDNNEAANLLLNTAEDWLRQKGMEKMRGPWSLVSQDIGFILDGFDVPPIIMSSFNPAYYNDQVQNLGMSKIKDLLVYSCDTGKGYQIPERFLKFTDAIAKRYGVTVRPINMKKINEDAHTIVWLTNESLKDNWGYYPIEEEEAEQIAADLKMIVHPEVVLIAEVDGKPIGYIITLPDVNDILKGMNGRLFPLGIFKLLRGIKKLNRYRIWALGILKPYQKKGISVLMFRRLHEVLNPRKVYVEANWVLEDNFLMNNALRQLRFDLVKRYRIYQKNIV